A single window of Bacteroidota bacterium DNA harbors:
- a CDS encoding adenosylhomocysteinase, with the protein MSTVTATKYLPYKVKDMSLAEWGRKEIKLAEEEMPGLMALRKEYGPSKPLKGARIAGCLHMTIQTAVLIETLVELGAEVTWSSCNIFSTQDHAAAAIAAAGIQVYAWKGQTAEEFDWCIEQTLWFGESRQPLNMILDDGGDLTNMVFDKYTELAAGIRGLSEETTTGVHRLYERMAKGTLLLPAINVNDSVTKSKFDNKYGCRESLVDAIRRATDIMLAGKVAVVAGYGDVGKGSAQSLSSQGVRVIVTEIDPICALQACMDGYQVMKMDNAAKIADILVTTTGNKDIIVDRHFKMMKHNAIVCNIGHFDTEIDMAWLNKNYGKTKDTIKPQVDKYTIDGKDIIVLAEGRLVNLGCATGHPSFVMSNSFTNQTLAQLELWTNTSKYEKKVYTLPKHLDEKVAMLHLGKLGAELDVLNQEQADYIGVKVQGPYKPEHYRY; encoded by the coding sequence ATGTCAACAGTAACCGCAACAAAGTACCTTCCTTATAAAGTTAAAGATATGTCTTTAGCAGAGTGGGGACGTAAAGAAATTAAATTAGCCGAAGAAGAAATGCCGGGCTTAATGGCATTACGTAAAGAATATGGTCCGTCAAAACCGTTAAAAGGTGCACGTATCGCAGGATGTTTGCACATGACTATTCAAACTGCAGTTTTAATTGAAACTTTAGTTGAACTAGGTGCTGAGGTTACCTGGAGTTCATGTAATATTTTCTCAACACAAGATCATGCTGCTGCTGCTATTGCTGCTGCAGGCATTCAGGTTTATGCCTGGAAAGGTCAAACTGCTGAAGAATTTGACTGGTGTATCGAACAAACATTATGGTTCGGTGAAAGCCGTCAGCCATTAAATATGATTTTAGATGATGGTGGTGATTTAACTAATATGGTGTTTGATAAATACACTGAATTAGCTGCAGGCATCCGCGGTTTATCTGAAGAAACAACTACCGGTGTTCACCGTTTATACGAGCGTATGGCTAAAGGAACTTTATTGTTACCTGCTATTAACGTTAACGACTCAGTTACTAAATCTAAATTCGATAATAAGTACGGTTGCCGCGAATCATTAGTGGATGCTATCCGTCGTGCTACTGATATCATGTTAGCCGGTAAAGTTGCAGTGGTTGCTGGTTATGGTGATGTTGGAAAAGGTTCAGCTCAATCTTTATCTTCTCAAGGTGTTCGTGTTATCGTAACTGAAATCGATCCAATCTGTGCTTTACAAGCTTGTATGGATGGTTACCAAGTAATGAAAATGGATAATGCAGCTAAAATCGCTGATATCTTAGTTACAACTACAGGTAACAAAGACATTATCGTTGACCGTCACTTCAAAATGATGAAGCATAACGCTATCGTTTGTAACATTGGTCACTTCGATACTGAAATTGATATGGCTTGGTTAAATAAAAATTACGGAAAAACTAAAGACACCATCAAACCTCAGGTTGATAAATATACCATTGACGGAAAAGACATCATTGTGTTAGCTGAAGGTCGTTTAGTAAACTTAGGTTGTGCTACCGGTCACCCAAGCTTTGTAATGAGTAATTCATTTACCAACCAAACTTTAGCTCAATTAGAATTATGGACTAACACTTCTAAATACGAGAAGAAAGTTTATACTTTACCAAAGCATTTAGATGAGAAAGTTGCTATGTTGCATTTAGGTAAACTTGGTGCTGAGTTAGATGTATTAAATCAAGAACAAGCTGATTACATCGGTGTGAAAGTTCAAGGTCCTTACAAACCTGAACACTACCGTTACTAA
- a CDS encoding 4'-phosphopantetheinyl transferase superfamily protein, whose amino-acid sequence MHRISSIHAHGRLGVLHLPDFAKLMKLEAKRDIEKGGTAYLLERLFDHPVELLYTNEGKPYLNNKTCHISITHSHDKLAIVINENSEVGVDIELIRDKVLKIKHKFLSETELKSCKDDVQKLITYWACKEAMYKYYSKKEVDFIEHLFVHPIVEKDKGLTVGEIKIGNFNKKLNLHYEKTDEYMLVYTLDEIR is encoded by the coding sequence TTGCACCGCATAAGTTCAATACACGCTCATGGCCGCTTAGGAGTGCTGCATTTGCCTGATTTCGCGAAACTTATGAAGTTGGAAGCTAAGCGGGATATTGAGAAAGGAGGTACCGCCTACTTGTTAGAAAGGCTTTTTGATCACCCTGTTGAATTACTTTACACGAATGAAGGCAAGCCCTATTTAAACAATAAAACTTGTCATATTTCCATAACTCATTCGCACGATAAACTGGCAATTGTAATAAATGAAAACAGCGAAGTTGGTGTGGATATCGAATTAATTCGCGATAAGGTTTTAAAAATTAAACATAAGTTTTTATCCGAAACCGAGTTAAAGAGCTGTAAAGATGATGTACAAAAACTGATTACGTATTGGGCCTGTAAAGAAGCGATGTATAAATATTACAGCAAAAAGGAAGTAGATTTCATTGAGCATTTGTTTGTTCACCCAATCGTTGAAAAGGACAAAGGCCTTACTGTTGGTGAAATTAAAATTGGAAACTTCAATAAAAAATTAAATCTTCACTACGAGAAAACCGACGAATACATGTTGGTTTACACATTGGATGAAATTAGATAA
- a CDS encoding geranylgeranylglyceryl phosphate synthase family protein, which translates to MKLDKLIPQTIKAKLVVLIDPDKFNPDLIKLCNKSKVAFFLVGGSELKKNNLSEVISSIKKISKKPVIIFPGNETQISKNADGMLLLNLISGRNPDYLIGKHVKAAKTIVRSKIETWPTGYILIHGSKISTTQRVTKTEALKNLDEIVSTALAGELLGSKAIYLEAGSGAKEEVNTKIIKAVRKEISLPLFVGGGINSYSKAKKAADAGANFVVVGNALEKNIYLLTEIEKAFK; encoded by the coding sequence ATGAAATTAGATAAACTTATACCCCAAACTATAAAAGCCAAGTTAGTTGTACTGATTGACCCTGATAAATTCAATCCGGATTTAATTAAGTTATGCAATAAAAGTAAGGTGGCTTTTTTCTTAGTTGGTGGTAGTGAGTTAAAGAAAAATAATTTGAGTGAGGTAATTTCTTCCATTAAAAAAATAAGCAAAAAACCTGTCATCATATTTCCCGGTAACGAAACTCAAATTTCTAAAAACGCGGATGGAATGCTTTTGTTGAATTTAATTTCAGGAAGAAATCCCGATTACTTAATAGGTAAACACGTGAAGGCCGCAAAAACAATCGTTCGCAGCAAAATTGAAACATGGCCAACCGGTTATATTTTGATTCATGGTTCAAAAATTTCAACGACCCAAAGAGTAACCAAAACAGAGGCTCTAAAAAATTTAGATGAAATAGTAAGCACTGCTCTTGCGGGAGAATTACTGGGTTCAAAAGCCATCTATTTAGAAGCAGGAAGCGGGGCTAAAGAGGAAGTAAACACAAAAATCATTAAGGCTGTTAGAAAAGAAATATCACTTCCTTTATTTGTTGGCGGAGGCATTAACTCCTACTCAAAAGCAAAAAAAGCAGCTGATGCGGGTGCGAATTTTGTGGTTGTTGGGAATGCTTTAGAAAAAAACATATATTTATTGACAGAAATTGAAAAAGCATTTAAGTAA
- a CDS encoding thiamine phosphate synthase, translating into MELTVITSSKKNDDEPAVVTKLFEAGLSTLHLRKPRFSTKQLSAYIEKIPTHFHNRIIIHSHHDLIFKYNLKGVHFTDVHLERKFKKWWFLRKLRVRNKKIFSSRSYHKLSEVYNTEEIKFNYYLLGTVFNALTNTFYSGFYEHGLTAAIKTSGKDFIARGGINEQTIEKAYHLGFKGAALNSYLWKSENPFQKYVEILDFCKEKGIPVD; encoded by the coding sequence ATGGAGTTAACCGTAATTACTTCCTCAAAAAAGAACGATGACGAACCAGCTGTGGTCACCAAACTTTTTGAAGCAGGATTAAGCACACTTCATTTAAGAAAGCCTCGCTTTTCTACCAAGCAACTTTCAGCTTATATCGAAAAAATTCCAACGCATTTTCACAACCGTATTATCATCCATTCACATCACGATTTAATTTTTAAGTATAACTTAAAAGGTGTTCATTTTACGGATGTACATTTAGAGAGAAAATTTAAAAAATGGTGGTTCTTACGGAAATTACGCGTGAGGAATAAAAAAATATTTTCTTCGCGTTCTTACCATAAACTATCTGAAGTTTATAACACTGAAGAAATCAAGTTTAATTATTATTTATTGGGAACAGTGTTTAATGCGCTCACCAATACATTTTACAGCGGGTTCTATGAACATGGTTTAACGGCGGCAATCAAAACTTCCGGTAAAGATTTCATTGCGCGTGGTGGTATTAACGAACAAACCATCGAGAAGGCTTATCATTTAGGCTTCAAAGGCGCTGCACTCAACAGCTATCTTTGGAAAAGCGAAAATCCATTTCAGAAATACGTAGAAATACTCGACTTCTGTAAAGAAAAAGGAATACCTGTTGATTAA
- a CDS encoding DUF255 domain-containing protein has protein sequence MAAISAQAQSENGLVNWLTIKEAQEKNKTVPKPFIIDFYTDWCGWCKHMMKTTYSNPGLAGYINQNFYPVKFNAETKDTVEYQGQKYFPTSTAPKTPHQLALKFLGNNLSYPSTVFVTNNYEYNLLTQGFLDEKKIEPVLIYILENVYRSCPFEDFSAGFNHAFYDTVYAKVPVKSYSVKEVLELNKKKPKKILMNLYTNFCNSCKVQKATTFNDTLIANYINKNFYLVNFDAESNDTILFNGKKHFKQVVNGYPFNTFAVEVTAGRFALPAVAVLDEKLQVIDVLQTYQNPKSLKPILYFFGSDQYKTKKWTDFIAEYNNPTPKKAK, from the coding sequence GTGGCAGCAATAAGCGCACAGGCGCAAAGTGAAAACGGCTTAGTTAATTGGCTCACTATAAAGGAGGCACAAGAAAAAAACAAAACAGTCCCGAAGCCTTTTATTATTGATTTTTATACCGATTGGTGCGGTTGGTGTAAGCATATGATGAAAACCACGTATTCCAATCCTGGTTTGGCAGGTTATATTAATCAAAACTTTTATCCTGTAAAATTTAATGCCGAGACAAAAGACACTGTAGAGTACCAAGGACAAAAATATTTTCCTACTTCAACTGCACCAAAAACACCACATCAGTTGGCTTTAAAGTTTTTGGGTAACAATTTAAGCTATCCTTCTACTGTATTTGTAACAAATAATTACGAATACAATTTACTCACACAAGGTTTTTTAGACGAGAAGAAAATTGAGCCGGTATTAATCTACATTCTCGAAAACGTGTATCGTAGTTGTCCGTTCGAGGATTTCTCGGCAGGTTTTAATCACGCGTTCTATGATACAGTTTATGCTAAAGTTCCTGTAAAGTCTTATAGCGTTAAAGAAGTACTTGAATTAAACAAAAAGAAACCAAAGAAAATCTTGATGAATCTGTATACTAATTTTTGTAATTCCTGTAAAGTGCAAAAAGCAACAACGTTTAACGATACTCTTATTGCAAATTACATCAACAAGAATTTTTACTTAGTGAATTTTGATGCCGAATCAAATGACACTATTTTGTTTAACGGCAAAAAACATTTTAAGCAAGTAGTGAATGGTTACCCGTTTAATACGTTTGCAGTGGAAGTAACAGCAGGAAGATTTGCATTGCCAGCTGTGGCTGTATTAGATGAAAAACTGCAAGTAATAGACGTTTTACAAACCTACCAGAATCCGAAAAGTTTAAAGCCAATACTTTATTTTTTCGGCAGCGACCAATACAAAACTAAAAAGTGGACTGATTTTATTGCGGAATATAATAACCCAACACCAAAAAAGGCTAAATAA
- a CDS encoding T9SS type A sorting domain-containing protein gives MIKNLLSASLLFLSLSVFSQAFNGMYPFSGVMSGTASTGPTDPTPPPTATGLTFGAFSAVGTGTAPSAGGVFSFSGWDVSITNGNDAYATYTGAINPGKYYEVSLTPAANYGVDLTSITFNMLRSGTGPRNWSVRSNKDSYTANLPASVGSNTAISVVGSDIFFWNLDATSNTIQQKGSTITLSGPNFSTQTSPYTFRFYAWNAENVAGTFRLDTVIFNGLATMGAGIADITHDLNASFKVYPNPSQDGIIYIDAKKLNYNKIEVVNVLGTTVAVENKEVAPNEKAKLDLNTLPAGTYFVRISSGGKVYTERFFITK, from the coding sequence ATGATTAAAAATTTACTATCAGCATCACTTTTATTTTTAAGCCTTAGCGTTTTTTCGCAAGCGTTTAACGGAATGTATCCGTTCTCAGGCGTTATGTCGGGAACAGCAAGCACAGGACCAACAGACCCAACTCCTCCTCCTACAGCAACCGGATTAACCTTCGGAGCTTTTTCGGCAGTAGGAACAGGTACAGCGCCTTCTGCAGGCGGTGTGTTTTCTTTTTCAGGATGGGATGTAAGCATTACCAACGGAAATGATGCGTATGCAACGTACACCGGTGCCATTAATCCGGGAAAATATTATGAAGTATCATTAACACCGGCTGCTAACTATGGTGTGGATTTAACTTCAATCACCTTTAACATGTTACGTTCTGGAACCGGTCCACGTAATTGGTCTGTTCGCTCTAATAAAGACAGTTATACAGCTAATTTACCTGCATCAGTAGGAAGTAACACCGCTATCTCTGTTGTAGGAAGCGATATTTTCTTCTGGAACCTAGATGCTACGAGCAATACTATTCAACAAAAAGGAAGCACAATAACGTTAAGTGGTCCGAATTTTTCGACACAAACTTCTCCTTATACTTTCCGTTTTTATGCATGGAATGCAGAGAATGTTGCAGGTACTTTCCGTTTAGACACAGTAATTTTCAACGGACTGGCAACAATGGGTGCAGGTATTGCTGACATTACACACGATTTAAACGCATCGTTTAAAGTTTACCCAAATCCTTCTCAAGATGGAATCATCTACATTGACGCGAAGAAATTAAATTACAACAAAATTGAAGTGGTAAATGTGTTAGGAACAACTGTTGCAGTTGAAAATAAAGAAGTAGCTCCAAATGAAAAAGCTAAGCTTGACTTAAACACATTACCGGCCGGCACCTACTTTGTAAGAATAAGCTCAGGAGGTAAAGTTTATACCGAAAGATTTTTCATCACGAAATAA
- a CDS encoding HAMP domain-containing histidine kinase produces the protein MNKQNVSFISFVVSLAFLALIAIQLYWIRNDHELKVDQFALKVYDALNNARHKLEKHVYADKISKKVKRTQGVSDGNKVKIYSILSTDSNGVSTNLYSQKEFLRTDTSIKYNKEIPADLRNVDTAKAIENVRNELIKQKTDIVNDIYDELEIINVYKNYKPNIDKDKLDEILRKELRDQGIQMKYYYSISSHYPGSIKSNNLSEAESEVDSMGLGFKVNLTPNNIYIQPQYLTVYFPDQQKYILKAMGPMLMVSGMVIVILIFSFYYFIATILRQKKLSAIKNDFISNMTHEFKTPISTISLASEMLGDDSVVKTPEKQARFLKMIKDENKRLSVLVESILQTAILDKGEFKLKLNELDIHEIINTAINNTHLLIDHRSGKINTQLNATKVKMQADRVHLTNIVFNLIDNAIKYSKDAPEICVKTEDAENGINIYIKDNGIGISKENQRKIFDKFYRVPTGNVHNVKGFGLGLSYVQAVVQKHGGEISVQSELGKGSTFKVFLPFDNKC, from the coding sequence GTGAATAAGCAAAATGTAAGTTTCATATCCTTTGTAGTTTCGCTGGCCTTCCTGGCTCTTATTGCCATTCAACTATATTGGATTAGGAATGATCATGAATTAAAAGTGGATCAGTTTGCCCTTAAAGTATATGACGCTTTAAATAATGCCCGGCACAAACTTGAAAAGCATGTTTACGCTGATAAAATTTCTAAAAAGGTAAAGCGTACCCAAGGTGTTAGCGATGGAAATAAAGTAAAAATTTATTCGATTTTAAGTACCGATTCAAATGGCGTATCCACTAATCTTTATTCGCAAAAAGAATTTTTACGTACGGACACGAGTATAAAATACAACAAAGAAATTCCGGCCGATTTACGTAACGTTGATACAGCAAAAGCCATCGAGAACGTAAGGAATGAACTCATCAAGCAAAAAACGGATATCGTAAATGATATTTATGATGAGTTAGAAATTATTAATGTTTATAAGAATTATAAACCAAATATTGATAAAGACAAACTGGATGAAATCTTACGAAAAGAATTGCGCGATCAGGGCATACAAATGAAGTATTACTACTCTATCTCCTCGCATTATCCGGGTAGTATAAAATCAAACAATTTAAGTGAGGCGGAATCAGAAGTGGATTCGATGGGCTTGGGTTTTAAAGTAAACCTGACACCTAATAATATTTACATTCAGCCGCAGTATTTAACTGTTTATTTTCCTGATCAGCAAAAATATATTTTAAAAGCGATGGGACCCATGTTAATGGTGTCGGGGATGGTAATCGTGATTCTGATTTTTTCCTTTTATTATTTTATTGCCACTATTTTGCGTCAGAAAAAATTATCGGCTATTAAAAATGATTTCATTAGCAACATGACACATGAATTCAAAACTCCAATTAGTACCATTTCGCTAGCTTCAGAAATGTTAGGAGATGATTCTGTTGTGAAAACACCTGAAAAGCAAGCACGCTTTTTAAAAATGATTAAAGATGAGAATAAGCGCTTAAGTGTTCTTGTAGAAAGCATTTTACAAACTGCGATTTTAGATAAAGGCGAATTTAAATTGAAATTAAACGAACTCGATATACATGAAATCATAAACACAGCGATTAACAACACGCACTTATTAATTGATCACCGCAGCGGAAAAATCAATACTCAATTGAATGCGACAAAAGTAAAAATGCAGGCCGACAGAGTGCATCTTACTAACATTGTTTTCAATTTGATTGATAATGCAATCAAGTATTCGAAAGATGCGCCTGAAATTTGTGTAAAAACGGAAGATGCGGAAAACGGAATTAATATCTATATAAAAGATAACGGAATCGGCATCAGCAAAGAGAACCAACGAAAAATATTTGATAAATTTTACCGCGTGCCTACCGGCAATGTACACAATGTAAAAGGCTTCGGATTAGGTCTTTCGTATGTACAAGCAGTAGTGCAAAAGCATGGAGGTGAGATAAGTGTACAAAGTGAACTCGGAAAAGGGAGCACATTCAAGGTGTTTTTACCATTTGATAATAAATGTTAA
- a CDS encoding response regulator transcription factor — MDAVKTRVLLVEDDPSLGTLLEEYLNAKGFETKLADDGNKGYDAFCKGTFDLLLLDVMMPHKDGITLAKEIRLNDKNIPIIFLTAKSMKEDTIEGFNAGGDDYITKPFSMEELMVRINAVLRRSNKQRAQDSDESSFNIGNYTFNSEKQVLMHGGQDQKLTTKESQLLRLLCVHKNDVLDRNFALKTIWHDDNYFNGRSMDVYIAKLRKYLKDDPKVEIINIHGKGFKLLVNS, encoded by the coding sequence ATGGACGCAGTTAAAACCAGAGTACTTTTAGTAGAAGATGACCCGAGTTTAGGTACCTTATTGGAGGAATATCTGAATGCAAAAGGTTTCGAAACAAAGCTAGCCGACGACGGAAACAAGGGATATGATGCATTTTGTAAAGGTACTTTTGACCTTTTACTTTTAGACGTCATGATGCCACACAAAGATGGTATCACTTTAGCGAAGGAAATTCGTTTAAACGATAAAAATATTCCAATCATTTTCCTCACTGCAAAAAGCATGAAGGAAGATACTATCGAAGGATTTAATGCAGGTGGTGATGATTATATCACAAAACCATTCAGCATGGAAGAATTGATGGTGCGTATCAACGCGGTTTTACGTCGCAGTAATAAACAACGCGCGCAAGATAGTGATGAGTCGTCATTTAATATTGGCAATTACACTTTCAATTCCGAGAAACAGGTTTTAATGCATGGCGGACAAGATCAAAAACTTACAACAAAAGAAAGTCAATTGCTTCGTTTGTTGTGTGTACATAAAAACGATGTGTTAGATAGAAACTTTGCTTTAAAAACTATTTGGCACGATGATAACTATTTTAACGGACGAAGCATGGATGTTTACATTGCTAAGCTGCGTAAGTATTTAAAAGACGATCCTAAAGTGGAAATCATAAACATTCACGGAAAGGGATTTAAATTATTAGTGAATTCTTAA
- a CDS encoding EVE domain-containing protein: MNYWLIKSEPSAYSWEQFKKDKKTAWTGVRNYAARNNLRAMQKGDLCLFYHSNEGLCIVGIAEVVKTAYQDPTTKEEAWVCVDVKPYKQLKNPPTLAQLKADPLLKDMQFVRIGRLSVSVVKKEEFDKVCLLGGL, from the coding sequence ATGAATTATTGGTTGATTAAATCAGAGCCTTCTGCTTACAGTTGGGAGCAGTTTAAAAAGGATAAGAAAACAGCGTGGACCGGAGTAAGAAATTATGCCGCGAGAAATAATTTGCGCGCGATGCAAAAGGGCGATTTGTGTTTGTTTTATCATAGTAATGAGGGATTGTGTATCGTTGGTATAGCTGAAGTTGTAAAAACTGCTTATCAAGATCCAACAACGAAGGAGGAAGCCTGGGTATGTGTAGATGTAAAGCCGTATAAGCAATTAAAGAATCCGCCTACTTTGGCTCAATTAAAAGCAGACCCACTTTTAAAAGACATGCAGTTCGTAAGAATCGGACGCTTATCTGTGAGTGTTGTAAAGAAGGAAGAGTTTGATAAAGTTTGTCTCTTAGGCGGATTATAA
- a CDS encoding gliding motility lipoprotein GldH, which yields MTISQKIIKLVFVAIIITFLSACNNGVVYSKYQNLENNEWYAKNKLTFETEVTDGSSLHDISLLVRHADSYPYSNLFLFLTTTYPDGKITVDTLECVLANGKGEWQGNGAGDIFDAIIPLKKSVRFPLTGKYSFTFEQAMRTDPLPMIMDFGMEIKKSKVN from the coding sequence ATGACAATAAGCCAAAAAATAATTAAACTAGTTTTTGTTGCGATAATTATTACTTTTTTGTCGGCATGCAATAATGGTGTTGTTTACAGCAAGTATCAGAATCTTGAAAACAATGAGTGGTATGCAAAAAACAAACTCACTTTCGAAACGGAAGTAACCGACGGAAGTTCGTTGCACGATATCAGCTTATTGGTGCGTCATGCCGATTCGTATCCTTACAGCAATTTGTTTTTGTTTTTAACGACTACCTACCCCGACGGAAAAATAACTGTTGACACGTTAGAATGTGTTTTAGCGAACGGTAAAGGTGAGTGGCAAGGCAATGGTGCCGGCGATATTTTTGATGCCATTATTCCTTTGAAAAAGAGTGTACGCTTCCCATTAACAGGCAAATACAGTTTCACATTTGAACAAGCGATGCGTACGGATCCATTACCCATGATAATGGATTTCGGAATGGAAATTAAAAAATCAAAAGTGAATTAA
- a CDS encoding J domain-containing protein: protein MQTHYEILGVSTSATDEQIKAAFRRLAKLYHPDKNPNGKEQFEKILTAYEILIDSTSRYKYDQRLKGFASSDAVKKKTQSSGQKNWSFNEEELKRRQYYQEYYKKEYEKYAKAKVDAKSGSTYNEYKYILFAAPLAVALLLFIVNAFNSSDETSSSSENEKVRYQEIKMSADPYTSFFKLPIYDTVVSRVLEIKNTSDLDFILNIYTTKNKFVRSCVIKSGYVVQIEQLPNILTHINLTAGTQWNGGKEYKTSDVIGGFEDSKGFYSLDLSKTNGWSFSLSDTLLKTIPKLTEAEFFKRD from the coding sequence TTGCAAACACATTACGAAATATTAGGAGTTTCAACTAGCGCTACCGATGAGCAAATTAAAGCGGCCTTTAGGCGATTGGCTAAGCTTTATCATCCGGATAAAAATCCGAATGGAAAGGAGCAGTTTGAGAAAATCCTCACCGCTTATGAAATCTTAATTGATAGTACGAGTCGTTATAAATACGATCAGCGATTGAAGGGTTTCGCGAGCAGCGATGCGGTTAAGAAAAAGACACAAAGCAGCGGACAAAAAAACTGGAGCTTTAATGAGGAGGAATTAAAACGACGACAATACTACCAAGAATATTACAAAAAAGAATACGAAAAGTACGCGAAGGCTAAAGTCGATGCAAAGTCCGGCAGTACATATAATGAGTACAAGTATATTTTATTTGCGGCACCACTCGCAGTCGCACTTCTACTTTTTATAGTCAATGCTTTTAATTCAAGCGATGAAACAAGTTCTTCCTCTGAAAATGAAAAGGTGCGTTATCAAGAAATAAAAATGAGTGCAGACCCTTACACTTCGTTTTTTAAATTACCTATTTATGATACGGTTGTGAGTCGCGTACTTGAAATAAAGAATACATCCGATTTGGATTTTATCCTCAATATTTACACCACTAAAAACAAATTCGTGAGAAGTTGTGTAATTAAATCAGGTTATGTTGTTCAAATAGAACAATTACCCAATATTTTAACGCATATTAATCTAACGGCCGGCACACAATGGAATGGAGGTAAGGAGTATAAAACATCTGATGTAATTGGCGGTTTTGAAGATTCGAAGGGGTTTTATTCACTTGATTTATCCAAAACCAACGGATGGTCTTTTTCGCTTAGTGACACTCTTTTAAAAACAATTCCTAAACTTACAGAAGCGGAGTTTTTTAAAAGGGATTAA